In Fusarium fujikuroi IMI 58289 draft genome, chromosome FFUJ_chr02, the genomic stretch TCCACTTCTCGATAACACCATGTATCTCATCACTGTTCTTCTCCATGAAAAGCATATGCCCATTCCCATGGATACCAATAGTTCCCAACTCAATATGGTCCGTCTTCAAACATCCCGCCTGTCGATAATACGCAGCAGTGCAGTACTCATACGGCATATGATACGATGCCTCGCCTGTGACAATAAGAACAGGAATGTCCACCAGGTTGACCAACTTTCGGGGCGCAGGTTCATCTGCCTGAAGTATACACTCCGTAGATAAACTATCCTTCTGAGCATGAACCTTTTGAACAAGGTCCTTCTTCGGGTCCTTCACAGGAGGGTCATACGTGATGGGAACATCCCACAGACCCCATGGCCTAGGAAACTCTCCACCAAACTTGAATATTTCATCTTTGAACGGCGGCCCAGCAGCTTCCAGCAGAACAATACTCTTCGTAAGCTTTGGCCTCATGTCAGCGATCAACGTAGGCATAAAGCTTCCCTGACTATGTCCCAGAAGAACAACCGGTTTCCCAATCCTGTCCAATAAGGCTGCACCAGCTGCCTGAACAGAAGTCTGCTGATAGGTCGTATTGTCAACAAACTCCACATTCGAGCTGTAAAACGCGTCAAACACTGGATCACCCCGAACCCCAGAGCCAGGCCATTGGGTATGGTTCACAGCCTGAGGCCAGAGCATATGCGTCCTCGAATCGGTAAACGCAACCTCTACAGCCTCGGCTGAAAGAGTGCTGAGCTTAGCAGCGCCTTGTCCAGGCATCCAAGCAGATCTCCCCCGAAAGGTCTGATCAACAATGTACACCTCATAGCCCTGCTCAATAAACCTCGAGGCCCAACCGACTCCGCCGTCGGGCTTATTCAGGAAATTCTAAACGTGGCGAAAAGTCAACACGGCTTCCGAAAATTCACGGAGACTGAACGTACTGTGCCTGTCTGCGCCATACCGTGAATCATAACGATAGGCGTGTCTTTCCAAGGTCCCTTCACGGGGGCGAGTTTCTCAACATACATCTGGTCCCGAAAGACATGGCCACCGTCACCGTCATCGTCGTACCGCCCGCCGACGTAGAAGAACGATCGTGTAGCAGGTATTTCAGAGCGCACGGCATCGGAGTATTTTCCGATCGTCGCTGCGAT encodes the following:
- a CDS encoding fusarubin cluster-esterase → MQFSILAAVIAATIGKYSDAVRSEIPATRSFFYVGGRYDDDGDGGHVFRDQMYVEKLAPVKGPWKDTPIVMIHGMAQTGTNFLNKPDGGVGWASRFIEQGYEVYIVDQTFRGRSAWMPGQGAAKLSTLSAEAVEVAFTDSRTHMLWPQAVNHTQWPGSGVRGDPVFDAFYSSNVEFVDNTTYQQTSVQAAGAALLDRIGKPVVLLGHSQGSFMPTLIADMRPKLTKSIVLLEAAGPPFKDEIFKFGGEFPRPWGLWDVPITYDPPVKDPKKDLVQKVHAQKDSLSTECILQADEPAPRKLVNLVDIPVLIVTGEASYHMPYEYCTAAYYRQAGCLKTDHIELGTIGIHGNGHMLFMEKNSDEIHGVIEKWIRKS